A stretch of the Theropithecus gelada isolate Dixy chromosome 7a, Tgel_1.0, whole genome shotgun sequence genome encodes the following:
- the LOC112627619 gene encoding uncharacterized protein LOC112627619, with product MKENPCPKQLEKERLLGTKIWSHWLSTVTSWEGLCAQFWMAVLASIHLWLHLNLLGMIQLSQRNAKERASPSPLPTSLLQGRKRSSFSAGEETKTLKSRDLPKIHIARKAQPTFSHCHNEQRGYAHG from the exons ATGAAGGAAAACCCATGTCCAAAACAACTGGAAAAAGAAAGGCTGCTGGGGACAAAGATTTGGAG CCACTGGCTCTCCACCGTGACCTCTTGGGAAGGCCTCTGTGCCCAATTTTGGATGGCTGTACTTGCTTCAATTCATCTGTGGCTACACCTCAATCTCCTGGGAATGATTCAGCTCTCCCAAAGAAACGCCAAGGAAAGAGCTTCCCCTTCTCCACTCCCTACCTCTCTTCTacaagggaggaagagaagtagCTTCTCTGCAG gTGAAGAAACTAAAACCTTGAAGTCAAGAGACCTTCCCAAAATTCACATTGCCAGAAAAGCACAACCAACCTTCTCACACTGCCACAATGAACAGAGAGGGTATGCACACGGTTGA